The proteins below are encoded in one region of Elgaria multicarinata webbii isolate HBS135686 ecotype San Diego chromosome 8, rElgMul1.1.pri, whole genome shotgun sequence:
- the ADD3 gene encoding gamma-adducin isoform X3 — MKKGNNPTGLLALQQIADYIMASSFAGFSSSPLSSGLITPINDLPGMDTTTFVKGEKLTRCKLASLYRLTDLFGWAHLANSYITVRVSKEHDHILIIPRGLSFSEASASNLVKVNIIGDVVDQGSTNLRIDSAGFSPHTAIYSMRPDVRCVIHIHTPATAAVSSMKCGILPISQEALILGDVAYYNYQGSLDDQEEKIQLQKVLGPSCKVLVLRNHGVVALGETLEEAFHYIYNVQLACETQVHALSAGGIDNLLVLDLQKYKPFTHQVAAGEGIHMASQFKWKVGELEFEALMRMLDNLGYRTGYAYRQPLVREKPRHKSDVEIPATVTAFSFEDDPLPISPLKFLAQKQQREKTRWLNSPNTYLKVDVPEESRNGETSPRTRTTWIKAEDSSKISGGTPIKIEDPNQFVPLNTNPSDVLEKRNRIREQNRYDLKTAGPQSQLLAGIVVDKKPSAPMQFEEDEHAPPAPPNPFSHLTEKELEEYKRTIERKQQGVEDADQELFSDDGSSVSQINSQTQSPQNVPDKLEENNDDYLQDANLISLELPAVVMNGKEDAHDVEEDLAQRVSQLTTSTVENVEITIKTSEKIEEALSPEGSPSKSPSKKKKKFRTPSFLKKNKKKEKMEA; from the exons ATGAAGAAAGGCAATAACCCAACTGGATTGCTTGCTTTACAGCAGATTGCTGACTACATTATGGCAAGTTCTTTTGCAGGGTTTTCTTCATCTCCTCTAA GCTCTGGACTGATTACACCCATCAATGACCTACCTGGGATGGATACCACTACATTTGTTAAGGGAGAAAAACTTACACGTTGTAAATTAGCGAGCTTGTATAGGTTGACAGATTTGTTCGGATGGGCACACTTGGCCAATTCATATATCACA GTAAGAGTAAGCAAAGAACATGATCATATTCTTATCATTCCAAGAGGCCTATCATTTTCTGAAGCTTCTGCTTCCAATTTG GTAAAAGTAAATATCATAGGAGATGTGGTTGACCAGGGAAGCACCAATCTAAGAATTGATAGTGCAGGATTCAGCCCTCACACAGCCATCTACTCCATGCGCCCTGATGTCCGGTGTGTGATCCACATACACACTCCAGCAACAGCAGCT GTTTCTTCCATGAAGTGTGGTATACTTCCTATCTCTCAGGAGGCTCTGATTCTAGGGGATGTTGCATACTACAATTATCAGGGATCTCTGGATGATCAGGAAGAGAAAATTCAACTCCAAAAAGTTCTTGGACCAAGTTGTAAG GTGCTGGTCTTGAGAAACCATGGCGTAGTAGCACTGGGAGAGACATTAGAGGAGGCCTTCCACTACATCTACAATGTGCAATTAGCTTGCGAAACACAG GTACATGCCTTGTCTGCAGGCGGCATAGACAATCTTCTTGTCCTAGACTTGCAGAAGTATAAACCTTTCACACACCAAGTGGCAGCAGGTGAAGGAATTCATATGGCCTCTCAGTTCAAGTGGAAAGTTGGAGAACTAGAGTTTGAAGCACTGATGAGGATGCTGGACAACCTG GGTTACAGAACAGGCTATGCTTATCGACAACCCCTAGTGAGGGAGAAACCCAGGCACAAGAGTGATGTTGAGATCCCTGCCACCGTGACTGCCTTTTCCTTTGAGGATGATCCACTCCCAATTTCCCCTCTCAAATTCCTGGCACAAAAACAGCAGCGGGAGAAGACAAGATGGCTAAACTCCCCAAATACATATTTGAAAGTGGATGTTCCTGAAGAATCCCGGAATGGAGAAACAAGTCCCCGGACTAGAACTACA TGGATAAAAGCTGAAGACTCGTCGAAGATTAGTGGAGGAACTCCAATCAAAATTGAAGATCCAAACCAGTTTGTCCCTCTGAATACAAATCCAAGTGACGTACTGGAAAAGAGGAATAGG attCGAGAACAAAATCGGTATGACTTAAAGACTGCAGGTCCACAGTCTCAGCTGCTTGCTGGGATAGTGGTGGATAAAAAGCCGAGTGCT CCCATGCAGTTTGAAGAAGATGAGCATGCCCCACCAGCACCTCCCAACCCATTCAGTCATCTCACTGAAAAGGAACTGGAAGAGTACAAGCGGACAATCGAACGCAAGCAACAAGGAGTGGAGG ATGCTGATCAGGAATTATTCTCAGATGATGGGTCATCTGTTTCACAAATTAACTCTCAAACTCAGTCCCCACAAAATGTCCCAGACAAATTAGAAG aAAATAATGATGATTACCTACAGGATGCTAACCTCATCTCTCTTGAGCTCCCAGCTGTGGTGATGAATGGCAAAGAAGATGCACATGATGTGGAAGAGGATCTTGCACAGAGAGTCAGCCAGTTAACCACTAGTACTGTAGAGAATGTAGAGATTACAATTAAGACCTCTGAAAAGATTGAGGAGGCCCTATCCCCTGAAGGCTCTCCTTCCAAGTCACcatcgaagaagaagaagaaattccgCACTCCATCTTTcctaaaaaagaacaaaaagaaggaaaagatggaagcCTGA
- the ADD3 gene encoding gamma-adducin isoform X2, with protein MSAETSQGVVTTPPPPSVPHKERYFDRINENDPDYIRERNMSPDLRQDFNMMEQRKRVTQILQSPAFREDLESLIQEQMKKGNNPTGLLALQQIADYIMASSFAGFSSSPLSSGLITPINDLPGMDTTTFVKGEKLTRCKLASLYRLTDLFGWAHLANSYITVRVSKEHDHILIIPRGLSFSEASASNLVKVNIIGDVVDQGSTNLRIDSAGFSPHTAIYSMRPDVRCVIHIHTPATAAVSSMKCGILPISQEALILGDVAYYNYQGSLDDQEEKIQLQKVLGPSCKVLVLRNHGVVALGETLEEAFHYIYNVQLACETQVHALSAGGIDNLLVLDLQKYKPFTHQVAAGEGIHMASQFKWKVGELEFEALMRMLDNLGYRTGYAYRQPLVREKPRHKSDVEIPATVTAFSFEDDPLPISPLKFLAQKQQREKTRWLNSPNTYLKVDVPEESRNGETSPRTRTTWIKAEDSSKISGGTPIKIEDPNQFVPLNTNPSDVLEKRNRIREQNRYDLKTAGPQSQLLAGIVVDKKPSAPMQFEEDEHAPPAPPNPFSHLTEKELEEYKRTIERKQQGVEENNDDYLQDANLISLELPAVVMNGKEDAHDVEEDLAQRVSQLTTSTVENVEITIKTSEKIEEALSPEGSPSKSPSKKKKKFRTPSFLKKNKKKEKMEA; from the exons ATGAGTGCTGAGACGAGCCAGGGGGTAGTCACAACCCCTCCACCACCCAGTGTGCCTCACAAAGAGAGATATTTTGACCGCATCAATGAAAATGACCCTGACTACATCCGTGAAAGAAACATGTCTCCTGACCTTAGGCAAGACTTTAACATGATGGAACAAAGGAAGAGAGTAACACAGATACTGCAGAGTCCC GCATTTCGGGAGGACCTGGAATCCCTTATACAAGAACAGATGAAGAAAGGCAATAACCCAACTGGATTGCTTGCTTTACAGCAGATTGCTGACTACATTATGGCAAGTTCTTTTGCAGGGTTTTCTTCATCTCCTCTAA GCTCTGGACTGATTACACCCATCAATGACCTACCTGGGATGGATACCACTACATTTGTTAAGGGAGAAAAACTTACACGTTGTAAATTAGCGAGCTTGTATAGGTTGACAGATTTGTTCGGATGGGCACACTTGGCCAATTCATATATCACA GTAAGAGTAAGCAAAGAACATGATCATATTCTTATCATTCCAAGAGGCCTATCATTTTCTGAAGCTTCTGCTTCCAATTTG GTAAAAGTAAATATCATAGGAGATGTGGTTGACCAGGGAAGCACCAATCTAAGAATTGATAGTGCAGGATTCAGCCCTCACACAGCCATCTACTCCATGCGCCCTGATGTCCGGTGTGTGATCCACATACACACTCCAGCAACAGCAGCT GTTTCTTCCATGAAGTGTGGTATACTTCCTATCTCTCAGGAGGCTCTGATTCTAGGGGATGTTGCATACTACAATTATCAGGGATCTCTGGATGATCAGGAAGAGAAAATTCAACTCCAAAAAGTTCTTGGACCAAGTTGTAAG GTGCTGGTCTTGAGAAACCATGGCGTAGTAGCACTGGGAGAGACATTAGAGGAGGCCTTCCACTACATCTACAATGTGCAATTAGCTTGCGAAACACAG GTACATGCCTTGTCTGCAGGCGGCATAGACAATCTTCTTGTCCTAGACTTGCAGAAGTATAAACCTTTCACACACCAAGTGGCAGCAGGTGAAGGAATTCATATGGCCTCTCAGTTCAAGTGGAAAGTTGGAGAACTAGAGTTTGAAGCACTGATGAGGATGCTGGACAACCTG GGTTACAGAACAGGCTATGCTTATCGACAACCCCTAGTGAGGGAGAAACCCAGGCACAAGAGTGATGTTGAGATCCCTGCCACCGTGACTGCCTTTTCCTTTGAGGATGATCCACTCCCAATTTCCCCTCTCAAATTCCTGGCACAAAAACAGCAGCGGGAGAAGACAAGATGGCTAAACTCCCCAAATACATATTTGAAAGTGGATGTTCCTGAAGAATCCCGGAATGGAGAAACAAGTCCCCGGACTAGAACTACA TGGATAAAAGCTGAAGACTCGTCGAAGATTAGTGGAGGAACTCCAATCAAAATTGAAGATCCAAACCAGTTTGTCCCTCTGAATACAAATCCAAGTGACGTACTGGAAAAGAGGAATAGG attCGAGAACAAAATCGGTATGACTTAAAGACTGCAGGTCCACAGTCTCAGCTGCTTGCTGGGATAGTGGTGGATAAAAAGCCGAGTGCT CCCATGCAGTTTGAAGAAGATGAGCATGCCCCACCAGCACCTCCCAACCCATTCAGTCATCTCACTGAAAAGGAACTGGAAGAGTACAAGCGGACAATCGAACGCAAGCAACAAGGAGTGGAGG aAAATAATGATGATTACCTACAGGATGCTAACCTCATCTCTCTTGAGCTCCCAGCTGTGGTGATGAATGGCAAAGAAGATGCACATGATGTGGAAGAGGATCTTGCACAGAGAGTCAGCCAGTTAACCACTAGTACTGTAGAGAATGTAGAGATTACAATTAAGACCTCTGAAAAGATTGAGGAGGCCCTATCCCCTGAAGGCTCTCCTTCCAAGTCACcatcgaagaagaagaagaaattccgCACTCCATCTTTcctaaaaaagaacaaaaagaaggaaaagatggaagcCTGA
- the ADD3 gene encoding gamma-adducin isoform X1, whose amino-acid sequence MSAETSQGVVTTPPPPSVPHKERYFDRINENDPDYIRERNMSPDLRQDFNMMEQRKRVTQILQSPAFREDLESLIQEQMKKGNNPTGLLALQQIADYIMASSFAGFSSSPLSSGLITPINDLPGMDTTTFVKGEKLTRCKLASLYRLTDLFGWAHLANSYITVRVSKEHDHILIIPRGLSFSEASASNLVKVNIIGDVVDQGSTNLRIDSAGFSPHTAIYSMRPDVRCVIHIHTPATAAVSSMKCGILPISQEALILGDVAYYNYQGSLDDQEEKIQLQKVLGPSCKVLVLRNHGVVALGETLEEAFHYIYNVQLACETQVHALSAGGIDNLLVLDLQKYKPFTHQVAAGEGIHMASQFKWKVGELEFEALMRMLDNLGYRTGYAYRQPLVREKPRHKSDVEIPATVTAFSFEDDPLPISPLKFLAQKQQREKTRWLNSPNTYLKVDVPEESRNGETSPRTRTTWIKAEDSSKISGGTPIKIEDPNQFVPLNTNPSDVLEKRNRIREQNRYDLKTAGPQSQLLAGIVVDKKPSAPMQFEEDEHAPPAPPNPFSHLTEKELEEYKRTIERKQQGVEDADQELFSDDGSSVSQINSQTQSPQNVPDKLEENNDDYLQDANLISLELPAVVMNGKEDAHDVEEDLAQRVSQLTTSTVENVEITIKTSEKIEEALSPEGSPSKSPSKKKKKFRTPSFLKKNKKKEKMEA is encoded by the exons ATGAGTGCTGAGACGAGCCAGGGGGTAGTCACAACCCCTCCACCACCCAGTGTGCCTCACAAAGAGAGATATTTTGACCGCATCAATGAAAATGACCCTGACTACATCCGTGAAAGAAACATGTCTCCTGACCTTAGGCAAGACTTTAACATGATGGAACAAAGGAAGAGAGTAACACAGATACTGCAGAGTCCC GCATTTCGGGAGGACCTGGAATCCCTTATACAAGAACAGATGAAGAAAGGCAATAACCCAACTGGATTGCTTGCTTTACAGCAGATTGCTGACTACATTATGGCAAGTTCTTTTGCAGGGTTTTCTTCATCTCCTCTAA GCTCTGGACTGATTACACCCATCAATGACCTACCTGGGATGGATACCACTACATTTGTTAAGGGAGAAAAACTTACACGTTGTAAATTAGCGAGCTTGTATAGGTTGACAGATTTGTTCGGATGGGCACACTTGGCCAATTCATATATCACA GTAAGAGTAAGCAAAGAACATGATCATATTCTTATCATTCCAAGAGGCCTATCATTTTCTGAAGCTTCTGCTTCCAATTTG GTAAAAGTAAATATCATAGGAGATGTGGTTGACCAGGGAAGCACCAATCTAAGAATTGATAGTGCAGGATTCAGCCCTCACACAGCCATCTACTCCATGCGCCCTGATGTCCGGTGTGTGATCCACATACACACTCCAGCAACAGCAGCT GTTTCTTCCATGAAGTGTGGTATACTTCCTATCTCTCAGGAGGCTCTGATTCTAGGGGATGTTGCATACTACAATTATCAGGGATCTCTGGATGATCAGGAAGAGAAAATTCAACTCCAAAAAGTTCTTGGACCAAGTTGTAAG GTGCTGGTCTTGAGAAACCATGGCGTAGTAGCACTGGGAGAGACATTAGAGGAGGCCTTCCACTACATCTACAATGTGCAATTAGCTTGCGAAACACAG GTACATGCCTTGTCTGCAGGCGGCATAGACAATCTTCTTGTCCTAGACTTGCAGAAGTATAAACCTTTCACACACCAAGTGGCAGCAGGTGAAGGAATTCATATGGCCTCTCAGTTCAAGTGGAAAGTTGGAGAACTAGAGTTTGAAGCACTGATGAGGATGCTGGACAACCTG GGTTACAGAACAGGCTATGCTTATCGACAACCCCTAGTGAGGGAGAAACCCAGGCACAAGAGTGATGTTGAGATCCCTGCCACCGTGACTGCCTTTTCCTTTGAGGATGATCCACTCCCAATTTCCCCTCTCAAATTCCTGGCACAAAAACAGCAGCGGGAGAAGACAAGATGGCTAAACTCCCCAAATACATATTTGAAAGTGGATGTTCCTGAAGAATCCCGGAATGGAGAAACAAGTCCCCGGACTAGAACTACA TGGATAAAAGCTGAAGACTCGTCGAAGATTAGTGGAGGAACTCCAATCAAAATTGAAGATCCAAACCAGTTTGTCCCTCTGAATACAAATCCAAGTGACGTACTGGAAAAGAGGAATAGG attCGAGAACAAAATCGGTATGACTTAAAGACTGCAGGTCCACAGTCTCAGCTGCTTGCTGGGATAGTGGTGGATAAAAAGCCGAGTGCT CCCATGCAGTTTGAAGAAGATGAGCATGCCCCACCAGCACCTCCCAACCCATTCAGTCATCTCACTGAAAAGGAACTGGAAGAGTACAAGCGGACAATCGAACGCAAGCAACAAGGAGTGGAGG ATGCTGATCAGGAATTATTCTCAGATGATGGGTCATCTGTTTCACAAATTAACTCTCAAACTCAGTCCCCACAAAATGTCCCAGACAAATTAGAAG aAAATAATGATGATTACCTACAGGATGCTAACCTCATCTCTCTTGAGCTCCCAGCTGTGGTGATGAATGGCAAAGAAGATGCACATGATGTGGAAGAGGATCTTGCACAGAGAGTCAGCCAGTTAACCACTAGTACTGTAGAGAATGTAGAGATTACAATTAAGACCTCTGAAAAGATTGAGGAGGCCCTATCCCCTGAAGGCTCTCCTTCCAAGTCACcatcgaagaagaagaagaaattccgCACTCCATCTTTcctaaaaaagaacaaaaagaaggaaaagatggaagcCTGA